A genomic stretch from Caulobacter sp. FWC2 includes:
- a CDS encoding VirB3 family type IV secretion system protein, translated as MTGPATSSGAGISGFEIPLHRALTAPILLGGAPRSIAILNGTLAGALGLGLQQWIPGLVVWVIGHSLTVFAAKRDPDFAPVLMRHLRQKGWLRC; from the coding sequence ATGACCGGGCCGGCCACCTCTTCGGGCGCTGGGATCTCGGGTTTCGAGATCCCCCTGCATCGGGCGCTGACCGCTCCGATCCTGCTGGGCGGCGCGCCGCGGTCGATCGCCATCCTCAACGGCACCCTGGCGGGGGCCTTGGGCCTTGGTCTCCAGCAATGGATCCCGGGCCTGGTGGTGTGGGTGATCGGCCACAGCCTGACGGTGTTCGCCGCCAAACGGGATCCGGACTTCGCGCCGGTCCTGATGCGCCACCTGCGTCAGAAGGGGTGGCTGCGATGCTGA
- a CDS encoding TrbC/VirB2 family protein, producing MMFHRAACCAQRDPRPLLFTTTLTLLISAQAQAAGSGMPWEEPLQQVLESVQGPVAKIVAVLVIITTGLGLAFGETSGGFRKLIQIVFGLSIAFAASSFFLSFFSFGGGALIA from the coding sequence ATGATGTTTCATCGCGCCGCTTGCTGCGCGCAGCGTGATCCGCGTCCGCTGCTTTTTACCACCACCCTGACCCTCCTCATCAGCGCCCAGGCCCAGGCCGCCGGCTCCGGCATGCCTTGGGAAGAGCCGCTCCAGCAGGTCCTGGAGTCCGTCCAAGGGCCCGTCGCCAAGATCGTTGCCGTGCTGGTGATCATCACCACCGGCCTCGGTCTGGCCTTCGGCGAGACCAGCGGCGGCTTTCGTAAGCTGATCCAGATCGTCTTCGGGCTCAGCATCGCGTTCGCCGCTTCGAGCTTCTTCCTGTCGTTCTTCAGCTTCGGCGGGGGAGCCCTGATCGCATGA
- the trbB gene encoding P-type conjugative transfer ATPase TrbB has product MSLIQPETFERRRTMLRTAMGPAIQAALADPAVVEVMVNPDGVLRLDRLGEGRVDTGVVLAPTEVERIIRLVASHVRAEVHAGAPIISGDLPPRGGALTGERFEGVLPPVSAGPCFSIRKPASRIHTLDDYVADGVLAPVQADLLRQAVTDRDNILIVGATSAGKTTLANALLAEVARHDERVVILQDVPELQCAAPDCVALRTRPGVVSMSDLVRSTLRLRPDRIVVGEVRGGEALDLLKAWNTGHPGGLSTIHANSARSALYRLEQLVQESVVAVPRRLIAEAVDLLVFIRGRGTGRRVERLARVTGLDSGGDYLVVDLDPPQLIALRDGD; this is encoded by the coding sequence ATGAGCCTCATCCAACCCGAAACCTTCGAGCGCCGCCGCACCATGCTGCGTACGGCCATGGGGCCCGCCATTCAGGCGGCCTTGGCGGACCCGGCCGTCGTCGAGGTGATGGTCAATCCCGACGGGGTCCTGCGGCTGGATCGCTTGGGCGAGGGCCGAGTCGACACCGGCGTGGTGCTGGCCCCGACCGAGGTCGAGCGGATCATCCGCCTGGTCGCCAGCCATGTGCGGGCCGAGGTCCACGCCGGCGCCCCGATCATCAGCGGCGACCTTCCGCCGCGCGGCGGCGCCCTGACCGGCGAGCGGTTCGAAGGGGTGCTCCCGCCGGTGTCGGCTGGACCCTGCTTTTCCATCCGCAAGCCAGCCAGCCGCATCCACACCCTGGACGACTATGTCGCCGACGGCGTGCTGGCGCCGGTTCAGGCCGACCTGCTGCGCCAAGCGGTCACCGATCGCGACAACATCCTGATCGTCGGGGCGACCTCGGCGGGCAAGACCACCTTGGCCAACGCCCTCCTGGCCGAGGTCGCTAGGCACGACGAGCGGGTCGTCATCCTGCAGGACGTGCCCGAGCTGCAGTGCGCCGCGCCCGACTGCGTGGCCCTGCGCACCCGCCCGGGCGTGGTCAGCATGAGCGATCTGGTGCGCTCGACCCTGCGGCTGCGTCCCGACCGGATCGTCGTCGGCGAGGTGCGCGGCGGCGAGGCGCTCGACCTCCTCAAGGCCTGGAACACCGGTCATCCCGGCGGACTCTCCACCATCCACGCCAACTCCGCCCGCTCAGCCCTCTACCGGCTGGAGCAACTCGTCCAGGAGAGCGTGGTCGCCGTTCCGCGCCGGCTGATCGCCGAAGCGGTCGATCTCCTGGTCTTCATACGTGGCCGGGGAACCGGCCGACGTGTCGAGCGCCTCGCCCGGGTCACGGGCCTCGACTCCGGCGGCGACTACCTCGTCGTCGACCTCGACCCGCCTCAGCTCATAGCCCTAAGAGACGGAGATTGA
- a CDS encoding CopG family transcriptional regulator, translating to MKPRHHLYLDDALTEQLDRLGGKPGTSKSAIVADALRAYLDRRAASELDALFKLRLDRMSRQLGRIERDQKILLESLALFVRYQLTVTAPLPEADKAAQAIGRERFQRFVDQVGRQLASGRQTLGAEDLEGGEGAR from the coding sequence ATGAAGCCCCGTCATCACCTCTATCTTGACGACGCCCTGACCGAGCAGCTCGATCGGCTGGGCGGAAAGCCCGGGACCTCCAAGTCGGCGATCGTCGCGGACGCCCTGCGCGCCTATCTCGACCGCCGCGCCGCCAGCGAACTGGACGCCCTGTTCAAGCTGCGGCTGGACCGGATGAGCCGCCAGCTGGGCCGCATCGAACGCGATCAGAAGATCCTGCTGGAGAGCCTGGCGCTCTTCGTCCGCTACCAGCTGACCGTCACCGCGCCGCTGCCCGAGGCCGACAAGGCCGCCCAGGCCATCGGACGCGAACGCTTCCAGCGGTTCGTCGATCAAGTTGGCCGCCAGCTGGCCAGCGGCCGCCAGACCCTCGGCGCAGAAGATCTCGAAGGCGGGGAGGGGGCGCGATGA